A single genomic interval of Antechinus flavipes isolate AdamAnt ecotype Samford, QLD, Australia chromosome 1, AdamAnt_v2, whole genome shotgun sequence harbors:
- the ARID3C gene encoding AT-rich interactive domain-containing protein 3C, whose translation MVENLETAARSALAALSPMPRPIPGAPPGGGLRLEAVMETLQRQQAARLAQGGIRPPFPLSIPPSLPPQRSHPVGVRAQQSPEEGTLGGTEEGENEEEDEEEEEEEEEEARPQGQPPQPSPGPGLSVSPPIQSSGPQHHEWTYEEQFKQLYELDADPKRKEFLDDLFSFMQKRGTPVNRIPIMAKQVLDLYVLYRLVTEKGGLVEVINRKVWREVTRGLSLPTSITSAAFTLRTQYMKYLYPYECETRALSSPGELQAAIDSNRREGRRQTYGTTPIFSFPAAGPPPPRGTLATTSAAPGLPALACAQLGHSHGHGHAPIKKEEGSGPAPAVAIPRISLPMALGTMREKIGPEEPPEKKAVLMGPMDPPRPTLPPNILPRSKSSVREEPLEVPLNMAGNGISSINMALEINGIVYTGVLFARRPPTLGSSNNNNRNSQGPTSPGPNTPPGPLSSTSP comes from the exons ATGGTGGAGAACCTGGAGACAGCCGCCCGCAGCGCGCTG GCAGCCCTTTCCCCGATGCCCCGCCCTATTCCTGGAGCCCCCCCTGGGGGTGGGTTGCGGCTGGAAGCTGTGATGGAGACCCTACAGAGGCAGCAGGCAGCCAGATTAGCTCAAGGTGGGATTCGACCCCCATTTCCTCTTTCAATACCCCCATCCTTACCTCCCCAACGATCCCATCCAGTGGGTGTCAGGGCCCAGCAGTCTCCTGAAGAGGGGACTCTGGGGGGTACTGAAGAGGgtgaaaatgaagaggaagatgaggaagaagaagaagaggaggaagaggaggctaGGCCTCAAGGGCAACCTCCCCAGCCCAGCCCAGGACCAGGCCTATCTGTGTCCCCCCCCATCCAGTCTTCTGGCCCTCAGCATCACGAATGGACTTATGAGGAACAATTTAAACAG ctgTATGAGCTCGACGCAGACCCCAAGAGGAAAGAATTCCTGGATGACCTGTTCAGCTTCATGCAGAAGAGGG GCACCCCAGTGAACCGCATCCCGATCATGGCTAAGCAGGTTCTGGATCTCTACGTCCTGTACCGGCTGGTGACGGAGAAGGGGGGGCTGGTGGAGGTCATCAACCGGAAGGTGTGGCGGGAGGTGACTCGGGGCCTGAGCCTGCCCACGTCCATCACCTCGGCCGCCTTCACGCTGCGCACCCA GTATATGAAGTATCTCTACCCCTACGAGTGTGAGACTCGGGCGCTCAGCTCTCCAGGGGAACTCCAGGCGGCCATCGACAGTAACAGGCGAGAGGGCCGGCGCCAGACTTACGGGACTACCCCGATCTTCAGCTTCCCCGCAGCGGGGCCGCCTCCTCCTCGGGGGACCCTAGCTACCACGTCAGCAGCTCCAGGTCTGCCGGCTCTCGCCTGCGCCCAACTTGGTCACAGCCACGGGCATGGCCACGCTCCCATTAAGAAAG AGGAGGGCTCAGGGCCTGCCCCAGCAGTGGCTATACCACGAATTTCATTACCAATGGCCCTGGGTactatgagagaaaaaataggTCCAGAGGAACCACCTGAGAAAAAGGCTGTGCTGATGGGACCTATGGATCCTCCCCGTCCAACCTTGCCTCCCAATATCCTTCCCAGAAGCAAGTCTTCTGTCAGAG AAGAGCCACTGGAGGTGCCCCTTAACATGGCAGGCAATGGCATCAGCAGCATCAACATGGCCCTAGAGATCAATGGCATTGTCTACACTG GAGTCCTCTTTGCCCGTCGACCACCTACACTGGGCTcatccaacaacaacaacaggaatTCTCAGGGTCCAACAAGTCCTGGACCTAATACCCCTCCTGGTCCCCTCTCCAGCACCTCACCTTGA